A window of bacterium contains these coding sequences:
- a CDS encoding GldG family protein, translated as LGRWAPVLVLAALLLVLDVISARAPHTLDLTRNKRYSLAPQTVRVLDALDVDVRITAFYQRLDPSRKAAEVMLSSFSDRTDRISYEVVNPDVELSRVQEMGVTTARAVVVEGAGRRRELLDPDESTLINAVFRVMVGHQPIVYHLQGHGEHRLDDEERNGFAALDGVLRRQGYILYPLLLSDAPEVPADAQIVVIAAPQIEFAAQELAALHAFLARGGAVLALLDPGTPVSVSDWVSRYNVVPGDDFLVTSSRANASLRVDQRVMVVMDYPQHEITRGLPGMATFFPFAQSLRPRAEALVGVEAHTILRSDERSWAESDLSQVAGGKISFDEETDTRGPLPFGVALEVHRDEYFDELKLDALGLDSDDIFRQNEMLATLRRIREQGEVQLPPSVFSSENTSRLVVIGDSDFAVNANLNLYGNRDLLLNVLGWLAREQVLIAPRARETFSEPLVLSNEDRDLLGWSCAVAWPLLAGVIAVMVVVRRRRFH; from the coding sequence GCCTCGGCCGCTGGGCGCCGGTGCTCGTGCTGGCCGCGCTGTTGCTCGTGCTGGACGTGATCTCCGCGCGCGCCCCGCACACGCTGGATCTCACACGCAACAAGCGCTACAGCCTGGCGCCCCAGACCGTGCGGGTGCTGGACGCCCTGGACGTGGACGTGCGCATCACCGCCTTCTACCAGCGTCTCGACCCCAGCCGCAAGGCAGCCGAGGTCATGCTGTCGTCCTTCAGCGACCGCACCGACCGCATCTCCTACGAGGTGGTCAACCCCGACGTGGAACTCTCGCGCGTGCAGGAGATGGGCGTGACCACGGCCCGGGCCGTGGTCGTGGAGGGCGCGGGCCGACGGCGCGAGCTGCTCGACCCCGACGAGTCCACCCTGATCAACGCAGTCTTCCGCGTGATGGTCGGACACCAGCCGATCGTCTACCATCTGCAGGGCCACGGGGAGCACCGCCTGGACGACGAGGAGCGCAACGGCTTCGCAGCCCTCGACGGCGTGCTGCGGCGCCAGGGCTACATCCTGTATCCCCTGCTGCTGAGCGATGCCCCCGAGGTGCCCGCCGACGCCCAGATCGTGGTGATCGCCGCGCCGCAGATCGAGTTCGCCGCCCAGGAGCTGGCTGCCCTGCACGCGTTCCTGGCGCGAGGCGGTGCGGTGCTGGCGCTGCTCGATCCCGGCACGCCCGTCTCGGTGTCCGACTGGGTTTCGCGCTACAACGTGGTGCCCGGCGACGACTTCCTGGTCACCTCCTCGCGTGCCAACGCCAGTCTGCGCGTCGACCAGCGCGTGATGGTGGTGATGGATTATCCCCAGCACGAGATCACGCGCGGACTGCCCGGCATGGCCACCTTCTTCCCCTTCGCCCAGTCGCTGCGCCCGCGGGCCGAGGCCCTGGTCGGCGTCGAGGCCCACACGATCCTGCGCTCGGACGAGCGCAGCTGGGCCGAGTCCGACCTGTCGCAGGTGGCCGGGGGGAAGATCTCCTTCGACGAGGAGACCGACACGCGCGGTCCCCTGCCCTTCGGCGTGGCCCTGGAGGTCCACCGCGACGAGTACTTCGACGAGCTGAAGCTCGACGCGCTGGGCCTAGACAGCGACGACATCTTTCGCCAGAACGAGATGCTGGCCACCCTGCGCCGGATCCGCGAGCAGGGCGAGGTGCAGCTGCCGCCGTCGGTCTTCAGTTCCGAGAACACCTCCCGCCTGGTGGTGATCGGCGACTCGGACTTCGCGGTCAACGCCAACCTCAACCTCTACGGCAACCGCGACCTGCTGCTGAACGTGCTCGGCTGGCTGGCGCGCGAGCAGGTGCTGATCGCGCCGCGAGCGCGGGAGACCTTCAGCGAACCGCTGGTCCTGAGCAACGAGGACCGCGACCTGCTCGGCTGGAGCTGCGCCGTGGCCTGGCCGCTGCTGGCCGGGGTGATCGCCGTGATGGTCGTCGTGCGCCGGCGCAGGTTCCACTGA
- a CDS encoding DUF4340 domain-containing protein, with protein sequence MSRRETAIPRSVYPLLILLALAALWLWRAGGDGEPSGPRRLFERADETIASCVVRGGDAYVVLERDPAGPGGWRLGGDLSDLADEDGVAALLADLAATLGTEPVADATWTSLPEDYGLDGPGLFEVLVVDADGGRRSLRIGARNPATGLFYATGAGSEALFMVGEDLVRTLVALPGSVRARTLWPGFARDQADTVRLRFPGQANGDRLAWDLVARDDGNRWWLRLPTDGWARTGDAARGYHSRHADRRKSEAGADWLRLRDREIANLLSYLESDRVRDFLPPDVAAPTDGFAVRVSGAGCAAREVIFGDLETENRVQAWRDGYPGGLVLPAEIVRECAGGLPRYLHTDVLTHRLAAADSFALTRADLGRVSFVNTYDGWRVNAPATTDRERLDLMGSDLAFHLDHLAIRRVLDTTGVDPLRPPQTTLTVWATGPGVPPRAEVRFGLHAAENVPVAWFPADGRLVVVERDILITFQTVLMTAVGLKR encoded by the coding sequence ATGAGCCGGCGCGAGACGGCGATTCCCCGCAGCGTCTACCCCCTGCTGATCCTGCTCGCGTTGGCCGCCCTCTGGCTGTGGCGCGCGGGTGGCGACGGCGAACCGTCCGGTCCGCGCCGGTTGTTCGAGCGCGCCGACGAGACGATCGCGTCCTGCGTGGTGCGCGGCGGGGACGCGTACGTGGTTCTGGAGCGAGACCCGGCAGGGCCGGGCGGCTGGCGCCTGGGTGGGGATCTCTCCGACTTAGCCGACGAGGACGGCGTGGCGGCCCTGCTGGCCGACCTCGCCGCCACGCTCGGCACCGAACCGGTCGCCGACGCGACGTGGACATCGCTGCCCGAGGACTACGGCCTGGACGGTCCGGGCCTGTTCGAGGTGCTCGTCGTCGACGCCGACGGCGGCCGCCGCTCGTTGCGGATCGGCGCGCGCAATCCCGCCACGGGTCTGTTCTATGCCACCGGCGCGGGCAGCGAGGCGCTTTTCATGGTGGGAGAGGACCTGGTGCGCACGCTGGTCGCGCTGCCCGGCTCCGTCCGGGCCCGCACGCTCTGGCCGGGCTTCGCGCGCGACCAGGCAGACACGGTGCGCCTGCGTTTTCCCGGCCAAGCCAACGGTGATCGGCTCGCCTGGGATCTGGTCGCCAGGGACGACGGCAACCGCTGGTGGCTGCGACTTCCCACGGACGGCTGGGCCCGCACCGGGGACGCGGCTCGCGGATACCACAGCCGCCACGCCGACCGCCGCAAGAGCGAAGCCGGCGCCGACTGGTTGAGATTGCGCGACCGCGAGATCGCCAACCTGCTCTCCTACCTGGAGAGCGACCGCGTGCGCGACTTCCTGCCCCCGGACGTTGCCGCGCCGACGGACGGCTTCGCCGTGCGCGTCTCCGGCGCGGGGTGCGCCGCTCGCGAGGTGATCTTCGGCGACTTGGAGACGGAGAACCGCGTGCAGGCCTGGCGTGACGGCTATCCTGGCGGTCTGGTCCTGCCCGCGGAAATCGTCAGGGAATGCGCCGGCGGGTTGCCCCGGTATCTGCACACGGATGTCCTGACCCACCGCCTGGCCGCCGCAGATTCCTTCGCCCTGACCCGAGCCGACCTGGGCCGCGTGAGCTTCGTCAACACGTATGACGGCTGGCGGGTGAACGCGCCCGCCACCACCGACCGTGAACGCCTGGACCTGATGGGCAGTGACCTGGCTTTCCACCTGGATCACCTGGCCATCCGGCGCGTCCTGGACACGACCGGCGTCGATCCCCTTCGCCCGCCCCAGACCACTCTGACAGTCTGGGCCACCGGACCGGGCGTGCCGCCGCGTGCCGAGGTCCGCTTCGGCCTGCACGCCGCCGAGAACGTCCCCGTCGCCTGGTTTCCCGCCGACGGGCGCCTGGTGGTGGTGGAGCGGGATATCCTGATCACGTTCCAGACGGTGCTGATGACGGCGGTGGGGTTGAAGCGATGA
- a CDS encoding peptidoglycan DD-metalloendopeptidase family protein: MAICTFMVLFTAFARPIFRKAGTVVMDHAAGLDQSAAGDSIDMPPAALVPAVDGDSIAGLQPLPETVIEDDLVIGRNQTFYEAMRQRGASHGDIMALVEACRPYRNLRKVRRGHTFRVAIDDSGRVYRMRFDLEDEESYIAFQRKPEGGYLIHELTYPVEHRVCAVAGIVADSVYESLKGHGAPPALAAKMNDILGWEVDFRRDVRQGDSYRIIYEEIHRDGAFVRTGPILAVEYTNRGETHRGFRFAADEERPAYFDGAGRSLEKQLMRAPLEYSRISDGFTQRRFHPVHKRYMPHYGVDYAAPVGTPVRAAGDGVVVEARYNKNNGRYVKIQHSNQSYETYYLHLSRYAKGVKKGVKVSQGQVIGYVGASGVATGPHLDYRVKKDGRWVNPRRLKLPASAPVPADRMARFNDQVALYSYCLGAQPSSCAPREVIATLPLQAPFEEALATSAAVPLMLSSRMAP, translated from the coding sequence TTGGCGATCTGCACGTTCATGGTGCTGTTCACCGCCTTCGCACGCCCAATTTTCCGCAAGGCCGGGACCGTCGTCATGGACCACGCCGCCGGCCTGGACCAGTCCGCCGCCGGCGACAGCATCGACATGCCGCCCGCGGCCCTGGTGCCCGCGGTCGACGGCGACTCCATCGCCGGCCTGCAACCACTGCCCGAGACCGTTATCGAGGACGACCTGGTCATCGGCCGCAACCAGACCTTCTATGAGGCCATGCGCCAGCGCGGCGCCTCCCACGGCGACATCATGGCCCTGGTCGAGGCCTGCAGACCGTACCGCAATCTGCGCAAGGTCCGCCGCGGCCACACCTTCCGGGTGGCCATCGATGACAGCGGCCGGGTCTACCGCATGCGCTTCGACCTGGAGGACGAGGAGTCCTACATCGCTTTCCAGCGCAAGCCGGAAGGCGGCTACCTGATCCACGAGCTGACCTACCCGGTGGAGCATCGCGTCTGCGCGGTGGCCGGCATCGTGGCGGATTCGGTCTACGAGAGCCTCAAGGGCCACGGCGCGCCGCCGGCCCTGGCCGCCAAGATGAACGACATCCTGGGCTGGGAGGTGGACTTCCGCCGCGACGTGCGCCAGGGCGATTCCTACCGCATCATCTACGAGGAGATCCATCGCGACGGCGCTTTCGTGCGCACCGGCCCCATCCTGGCCGTGGAGTACACCAACAGGGGCGAGACCCACCGCGGTTTCCGGTTCGCGGCCGATGAGGAACGCCCCGCCTATTTCGACGGCGCCGGCCGGAGCCTCGAGAAGCAGCTCATGCGCGCGCCGCTGGAGTATTCGCGCATCTCCGACGGTTTCACGCAACGCCGCTTCCATCCGGTGCACAAGCGCTACATGCCCCATTACGGCGTGGACTACGCGGCGCCGGTGGGCACGCCGGTCCGCGCCGCCGGCGACGGCGTGGTGGTCGAGGCGCGCTACAACAAGAACAACGGCCGCTACGTGAAGATCCAGCACAGCAACCAGTCGTACGAGACCTACTATCTGCACCTGTCGCGCTACGCCAAGGGCGTCAAGAAGGGCGTGAAGGTGAGCCAGGGTCAGGTGATAGGCTACGTGGGCGCCTCGGGCGTCGCGACCGGACCGCACCTGGACTACCGCGTGAAGAAGGACGGCCGCTGGGTCAACCCGCGACGTCTGAAGCTGCCCGCCAGCGCGCCGGTGCCCGCCGACAGGATGGCACGCTTCAACGACCAGGTCGCCCTCTACAGCTATTGTCTCGGCGCGCAGCCGTCGAGCTGCGCACCCCGCGAGGTCATCGCGACACTGCCCCTGCAGGCGCCGTTCGAGGAGGCGCTGGCCACATCGGCGGCGGTGCCGCTGATGCTGTCGTCGCGTATGGCGCCGTAG
- the metG gene encoding methionine--tRNA ligase, with amino-acid sequence MPDFKRTLVTAALPYANGDIHLGHLAGAYLPADFYVRYLRLRGRDVLFICGTDEYGVPITLTAEKEGISPKELVDRNYASISASFRGLGMSFDNFSQTSREIHTETSQAFFTDLHSRGLLEQRTSEQFYSPTRGRFLADRYIEGTCPHCHAENARGDQCEACGTSLNPEELIAPRSVLDNSPLELRETTHWYLPLDRWQPALEKWLTGHPDWKENVLNYCRGWFKDGLAPRAATRDLHWGVPVPLPGHEGKVFYVWFDAPIGYISSTREWAAAQGDPEAWRLWWQDAGTRLIHFIGKDNIVFHAIMFPGMLMHHSENYVLPDNVPANEFLNLEGKKLSTSRGYAVWLPDFLAKFTPDTLRFTLARTLPETRDTDFTWKGLQARHNNELGNNFGNLINRVFTFAHRYFDGRVPAWTDADLADLDRAALDEVAGCVERYAARMEAFEIRAALDEVFAAGQAGNRYFDESAPFRTRKTDMTRCGVSIAVALQLVRQIVVMLAPVTPFAMEKVWAWLGVSGDLHRGGWNQGLQPLPAGRALGEPEILFPRLEDDAIQAEIDRLAKLIGDRD; translated from the coding sequence GTGCCCGACTTCAAGCGCACCCTCGTCACCGCCGCCCTGCCCTACGCCAACGGCGACATCCACCTGGGACACCTGGCCGGCGCCTACCTGCCCGCCGACTTCTATGTCCGCTACCTCCGCCTGCGCGGCCGTGATGTGCTGTTCATCTGCGGCACCGACGAGTACGGCGTGCCCATCACGCTGACCGCCGAGAAGGAGGGGATCTCCCCCAAGGAGCTGGTCGACCGCAATTACGCCTCGATCAGTGCGTCGTTCCGCGGACTGGGCATGTCCTTCGACAACTTCTCCCAGACCAGCCGCGAGATCCACACCGAGACCAGCCAGGCCTTCTTCACCGATCTCCATTCGCGCGGCCTGCTCGAGCAGCGCACGAGCGAGCAGTTCTACAGCCCCACCCGGGGACGTTTCCTGGCCGACCGCTACATCGAGGGCACCTGTCCCCACTGCCACGCCGAGAACGCCCGCGGCGACCAGTGCGAGGCCTGCGGCACCAGCCTCAACCCCGAGGAGCTGATCGCGCCCCGCAGCGTGCTGGACAACTCGCCCCTGGAACTGCGCGAGACGACCCACTGGTATCTGCCCCTGGATCGATGGCAGCCGGCGCTGGAGAAATGGCTGACGGGCCATCCGGACTGGAAGGAGAACGTCCTGAACTACTGCCGCGGCTGGTTCAAGGACGGCCTGGCCCCGCGCGCCGCCACCCGCGACCTGCACTGGGGCGTGCCGGTGCCCCTGCCAGGCCACGAGGGCAAGGTCTTCTACGTGTGGTTCGACGCGCCCATCGGCTACATCTCGTCCACCCGGGAGTGGGCCGCCGCCCAGGGCGACCCGGAGGCCTGGCGCCTGTGGTGGCAGGACGCCGGCACGCGCCTGATCCACTTCATCGGCAAGGACAACATCGTCTTCCACGCCATCATGTTCCCGGGCATGCTCATGCACCACAGCGAGAATTACGTCCTGCCCGACAACGTGCCGGCCAACGAGTTCCTGAACCTCGAGGGCAAGAAGCTGTCGACCAGCCGCGGCTATGCTGTGTGGCTGCCCGACTTCCTGGCGAAGTTCACGCCCGACACGCTGCGCTTCACGCTGGCGCGGACCCTGCCCGAGACCCGCGACACGGACTTCACCTGGAAGGGCCTGCAGGCGCGCCACAACAACGAGCTGGGCAACAACTTCGGCAACCTGATCAACCGGGTCTTCACCTTCGCCCACAGGTATTTCGACGGCCGCGTGCCGGCCTGGACGGACGCCGACCTGGCCGATCTCGACCGCGCCGCCCTGGACGAAGTGGCCGGCTGCGTCGAGCGCTATGCCGCCCGCATGGAGGCGTTCGAGATCCGCGCCGCCCTGGACGAGGTCTTCGCCGCGGGACAGGCGGGCAACCGCTACTTCGACGAGTCGGCCCCCTTCCGCACGCGCAAGACCGACATGACCCGCTGCGGCGTCTCGATCGCCGTGGCATTGCAGCTGGTGCGCCAGATCGTCGTCATGCTGGCGCCGGTGACCCCCTTCGCCATGGAGAAGGTCTGGGCCTGGCTGGGGGTGTCTGGCGATCTGCACCGCGGGGGCTGGAACCAGGGGCTGCAACCCCTGCCGGCCGGTCGCGCGCTGGGCGAGCCGGAGATACTGTTTCCGCGCCTCGAGGACGACGCGATCCAGGCGGAGATCGACCGCCTGGCGAAATTGATCGGGGATCGGGACTGA
- a CDS encoding SDR family oxidoreductase yields the protein MDLGIKGRVALVTAGSRGLGRAVAETLAAEGAHVALCARGEQDLAEAAAATAAAGDGRILAGQGDMAEPGALESFVTEVEHGLGPVDLCLVNAGGPPAGNFLELELDQWEQAYRLTLESAVRTCRRVLPGMMARRYGRIVAVTSMAVRQPVENLTLSNVIRPAVQALVKDLSLAGAPHGVTVNAVEPGIHVTSALERLISRKIEQGAPGREAVLAEWVSEIPAGRTGEPAEFAALVAFLMSSPAGYITGQSVAADGGWIKGTF from the coding sequence TTGGATCTAGGAATCAAGGGGCGTGTGGCCCTGGTGACGGCCGGTTCGCGGGGGCTAGGACGCGCGGTCGCCGAGACTCTCGCCGCCGAGGGGGCCCACGTGGCCCTCTGCGCGCGCGGAGAGCAGGATCTGGCCGAGGCTGCCGCGGCGACGGCCGCCGCAGGCGACGGCCGCATCCTGGCGGGTCAGGGGGACATGGCCGAGCCCGGCGCCCTGGAGAGCTTCGTCACCGAGGTGGAGCATGGCCTGGGACCGGTGGACCTCTGTCTTGTCAACGCCGGTGGTCCGCCCGCGGGCAACTTCCTGGAACTGGAACTAGACCAGTGGGAGCAAGCCTACCGTCTGACTCTCGAGAGCGCCGTGCGCACCTGCCGCCGCGTGCTGCCGGGCATGATGGCGCGCCGGTATGGCCGGATCGTGGCCGTCACCTCGATGGCGGTACGCCAGCCGGTGGAGAACCTGACCCTCTCCAACGTGATCCGTCCCGCGGTGCAGGCCCTGGTCAAGGACCTGTCCCTGGCGGGAGCGCCCCACGGGGTCACCGTCAACGCCGTGGAGCCGGGGATCCATGTCACCAGCGCCCTGGAACGGCTCATCTCGCGCAAGATCGAGCAGGGCGCCCCGGGGCGAGAGGCGGTTCTGGCCGAATGGGTGAGCGAGATCCCGGCCGGACGCACGGGCGAACCGGCGGAGTTCGCGGCCCTGGTCGCGTTCCTGATGTCGTCCCCCGCGGGTTACATCACCGGGCAGAGCGTGGCTGCGGACGGGGGCTGGATCAAGGGTACCTTTTGA